DNA sequence from the Corynebacterium yudongzhengii genome:
AGGGCGCCCAGATTGGTGCGCGCTGTGAGCTGCGCGATGGCATGCGCGTCTGGCCGGGCGTGGTGATCCCGGATAACGGAGTGCGCTTCTCGACGGACGCCTAGCCGACACGCCGAGACACGCAGGGTTTTCTACCGCGTGGTAGATCTTGAAATTTCGACCACAACATGTAGTACCCCCGGGTTGCACCCCCAACCCTGTGAATGTGTGAATGGTGTGACGGATGTGAAAGTCAACCTGCATTTTTCCTGAATCTCCACGCCAACCTCCGGATTCAGGTTGACGATATTTAGTGCCCGGCGGTTTAATCACATTGGTGTAAGCAAATCATTGCCGACGGCGCACCCGCCGGCAAACCTGACGGAGAAAGGAACCGGCGTGGAAGGTATGGCTGACGGCGTCATTCTCCGTGGTGGAGCAGCAGCCCAGATGTCACTCGACGAACTGTTCGGCGCAGTCGAGCAGGAATGGCAGGACCAGGCGTTGTGCGCCCAGACGGATCCGGAGGCCTTCTTCCCGGAGAAGGGCGGATCGACGCGCGAGGCAAAAAGGATCTGCCAGGCATGCCCCGTCCGCGATGAATGTCTCGAATACGCACTCGAGCACGATGAGCGCTTCGGCATTTGGGGTGGTCTCTCTGACCGTGAGCGCCGCCGCCTCAAGCGGCAGATTGGCTAGCGCACAAAGCTAGAGCTGGAAGTCGGGATCGATATCCCGCGGATCTAAGTTGAGGTAGTTCGCCACCAAGGCGGTGAGCACCCAGGTAAGCAGCTCGCGGCGCTCCTGGGGCGTTTCGGCGCGGCGTTCGATCGGCCGGCGAAAGACGACGAGCCGCGCGCGGGTCGGGTTGCCCGCGGTATCCACACCCGGCGCTAGAACGCGGCCTAGGGGGACAGGCCCGTCGGCGACGATGTCGTCGGGAAGCACCGCACTCGAGGTATCCAGGCGCATCCGGGGAATGGTGTCCACCGCCAGATCCAGCCCGGATAGCTGATCGGGGAAGCGGTTGTGGATCGGGGCGTAGGCCTCGAGGGTGATCATGTCGAACTTCTCCGAGCGCGTGCGATACCGCGGGATCGACTGTGGCACGAGCGGGCCGCGCGCACCGCGGCCGCGGCGGTCTCGGAAGGTTCGGGTATGCACGGCTCTCACCCTAAAACACCCGCCGAGAAACCATTGTCTCGACGCGCCGAGACCGCCCAGGTGTCCAAATCTCAACTTAAGGTTTAGACTTAGTCGCTGTGACACAGTTTCGTCGATGCTCTCGCCCCGGCTGCGGCAAGCCTGCCGTCGCCACCCTGACGTACGCTTATGCCGAGTCGACGGCCGTCGTCGGCCCGCTCGCCCCCAACGCCGAGCCGCATTCCTGGGACCTGTGCGAACACCACGCCAGCAAGATCACCGCCCCCCTCGGCTGGGAGATGCTGCGCGTCGACGAGATCGACATCGACGACGATGACGATCTCACCGCGCTCGCCGAAGCCGTCCGCGAGGCCGGCCGCGTGACCTCCGGGCTCGTCGAAACCGAAGGCGACGACCCCATCGAGCGCCCTAGCCCCGCCCCGGACCCGGCCGATCCGGCCAGCTCCAGCCACCCGGTCTTTCGCACCAAACGCATCGCCGACGACAACCAGCGCCGCCGCGCGCACCTGCACGTCGTGAGGGACAACGAGGCGGAAGACTAGACTCTGACCAGATAGTTAAAGCGTCAGAAAGGTGGTTCCGCCGTGCCGGAACGCAGCAAGCAGGCCTTAAGCCAGGTCATCAAGGCTTATGACATCCGCGGTGTCGTCGGCGAGGACATCGATTCCGACCTCGTGCGCGACATCGGCGCCGCCTACGCCCACCTGCTGCGCGCCGAGGGGGAGAAGACGGTGGTGATTGGGCACGATATGCGCCCGTCGTCACCTGAGCTCGCCCAGGCCTTCGCCGTCGGCGCCGCCGCCCAGGGCCTCGACGTCATCCACCTGGGCCTGACCTCCACCGACGAGCTCTATTACGCCGCCGGAGTGCTCGACTGTGCCGGCGCCATGCTCACCGCCAGCCACAACCCGGCCCGCTACAACGGCATCAAGCTCTGCCGCGCCGGCGCCACCCCGGTCGGCCAGGCCAGCGGACTGGCGGACATCACGCAGATGCTTATCGACGGCATCCCCGCTTACCACGGCACCCCCGGCGAAGTCAGCGAACGCGACGTCCTCGACGACTACGGCGCCTACCTGCGCGAGCTCGTCAACATCGAGGACATCCGCCCGCTCGTGGTGGCCGTCGACGCCGCCAACGGCATGGCCGGACTGACGGTCCCTGCGGTGCTGGGGGCGGTGGGCGTCGATATCCGCCCGCTGTACTTCGAGCTCGACGGCACGTTTCCCAACCACGAGGCCAACCCGCTGGATCCGAAGAACCTGGAGGACCTGCAGGCCTTCGTCAAGGAGAACAACGCCGATATCGGCTTGGCCTTCGACGGCGATGCCGATCGCTGCTTCGTTGTCGACGAGCACGGTGAGCCGGTCTCGCCGTCGGCGATCACGGCCCTGGTGGCCGAGCGTCACCTCGCCGAGCACCCAGGGGAGACGATCATCCACAACCTGATCACCTCGAAGGCCGTGCCTGAGATCGTTCGCGAAAATGGCGGCAACCCGGTGCGCACCCGTGTCGGCCACTCGTTCATCAAGGCCACGATGGCCGAAGAAGGCGCTATCTTCGGCGGCGAGCACTCCGCGCACTACTACTTCCGCAACTTCTTCAACGCAGATTCCGGCATGCTCGCCGCCCTGCACGTGCTCGCCGCCCTCGGCCACGATGAACGCCCCCTAAGCGAGCTCATGGCCGCCTATGATCGCTATGAATCCTCCGGCGAGATCAACTCCACCGTCGCCGACCAAGAGGCGGCCACCGAGGCGGTCATCGAGGCTTTCGCGGAGCGCACCGAGTCCGTCGACCGCCTCGACGGCGCCACCATCCAGCTGGCCGGGACCCCGGCGTGGTTCAACCTGCGCGCTTCCAACACCGAGCCGCTTCTGCGCCTCAACGTCGAAGCGCCGACGCAGGCGGAGGTCGACGCCATCGTTAAGGACGTGCTGAGCATCATCCGCCAGTAGCCTGGGGCTCATGACTCACCCCTCCGACTACGACCCCGAGGCCGTCCGTTTCTTCGACCTAGCCCACGAGGGTGCGCAGATCCGTTCGGTGGCGCAGATCGTCGACAAGCTGGCGCCGCTGGCCGGCAACCGCCCGCGCAGCGTGATCATCTACTCGCCCGACCACCTGGCGCGCAAGTCCGCGGAGCTGGCCGTGGCCCTGGCGGGGCCACTGAATACGCCGTGCGTGATCGTCGATAAGCTGCCGAGCTACACCGGGCCCCTCGACGTCGTGGTCGCACTGACCGACCGCGGCGACGCCCCCGAGCTCGCCCGCGGCCTCATCACCGCCGCCGGCCGCGGCGCCGAGATCATCTGCGCCCCACCCGCGCGCGGCCCGCTTCTCGACGACCTCCCGCCCACCGCCTTCACCGTGCCCGCCCTGCCCACCGTCGCGGGCTTTTCGCCGGCGCGCGTCATCGCCACGGTCACCGCGGTACTCGACGTGCTGGCAGGCCCCGACGTGCCCGTCGCCGAGCGGATCTCCGAGCTCGCCGCCAGCATCGACGAAGACATCGTGCGTCTTTCCCCCGAGCGCGACGCCACGATCAACCCGGCGCGTGGGGTGCGGGCGTTCGTCGATAAGCACCAGGTCATCCATACCGCGCCGCCGGCAGGCGACCCGGAGCACGAGACCGGCGCGCGGGCCGCCGAGCTCATCGCGCATTTGTGGTCGGCGCGCGGGATGGCGTCGGGCTATGTCGATCCGGCCGACCTGCCCGAGGTGCTTAACCACAATGTCACAGCGAATACCAAGGACATATTCCACGATCCTTACCTAGACGGGCCGGAAGAAGTGATACCGTTAAGGATCCTTGTCTGGGCGGCGCGCGAGACCGATCTCACCGAAGCTATGGCCATCAGCGCCGACCAGGCCACGCGCCGCCCGTTCGGGCGTATCGACGCCGCCTTGCGGCTGGTGATCCGCGCGCTGGCCGCCACGATCTACGACGCGCCCACCGGTGACGGCGCCTGAGCACATCTCTGGGAGGAATGACACCCGATGCACCGACTGACCGGCGTGACCCGCCACTACCCCTGGGGTTCACGCACCAAGCTGGCGCAGCTGCGCGGCGAAGAAGGGCCCACGCAGCAACGGGAGGCAGAACTGTGGTTCGGCGCGCACCCGGCCGCACCCGCGACGATCGACAACACCCCACTGACCGAGATCATCGCCGCCGACCCCACCTACGCGCTCGGCGAGAAGGTCAGTGCCT
Encoded proteins:
- a CDS encoding DUF3499 domain-containing protein, whose protein sequence is MTQFRRCSRPGCGKPAVATLTYAYAESTAVVGPLAPNAEPHSWDLCEHHASKITAPLGWEMLRVDEIDIDDDDDLTALAEAVREAGRVTSGLVETEGDDPIERPSPAPDPADPASSSHPVFRTKRIADDNQRRRAHLHVVRDNEAED
- a CDS encoding metallopeptidase family protein encodes the protein MHTRTFRDRRGRGARGPLVPQSIPRYRTRSEKFDMITLEAYAPIHNRFPDQLSGLDLAVDTIPRMRLDTSSAVLPDDIVADGPVPLGRVLAPGVDTAGNPTRARLVVFRRPIERRAETPQERRELLTWVLTALVANYLNLDPRDIDPDFQL
- a CDS encoding phosphomannomutase/phosphoglucomutase, which encodes MPERSKQALSQVIKAYDIRGVVGEDIDSDLVRDIGAAYAHLLRAEGEKTVVIGHDMRPSSPELAQAFAVGAAAQGLDVIHLGLTSTDELYYAAGVLDCAGAMLTASHNPARYNGIKLCRAGATPVGQASGLADITQMLIDGIPAYHGTPGEVSERDVLDDYGAYLRELVNIEDIRPLVVAVDAANGMAGLTVPAVLGAVGVDIRPLYFELDGTFPNHEANPLDPKNLEDLQAFVKENNADIGLAFDGDADRCFVVDEHGEPVSPSAITALVAERHLAEHPGETIIHNLITSKAVPEIVRENGGNPVRTRVGHSFIKATMAEEGAIFGGEHSAHYYFRNFFNADSGMLAALHVLAALGHDERPLSELMAAYDRYESSGEINSTVADQEAATEAVIEAFAERTESVDRLDGATIQLAGTPAWFNLRASNTEPLLRLNVEAPTQAEVDAIVKDVLSIIRQ
- a CDS encoding WhiB family transcriptional regulator, whose product is MSLDELFGAVEQEWQDQALCAQTDPEAFFPEKGGSTREAKRICQACPVRDECLEYALEHDERFGIWGGLSDRERRRLKRQIG